In a genomic window of Nocardiopsis mwathae:
- a CDS encoding alpha-amylase, which produces MNLRNRRLPPQCPHPNRLAAAAASAALVGGLLAVPGAPATADTAPPPAPAPPLSPASTADGPTGADGAVIVHLFQWRWESVARECADVLGPNGYAAVQVSPPQEHVVIPRAENADFPWWQDYQAVSYKLDNTRRGTAADFAAMVDTCRDNGVEIYVDAIVNHTTGPGHGTGSAGSQWNGDTYSYPAIPYATRDFNDCRRAITDWDDPGEVWNCELLSLRDLRTSEPRVRARLTGYLNDLVDLGVAGFRVDAAKHIPADDLAAIYAGLRDVPGQGTKPYIFQEVREGGGPDAIKPWGYTHLGDVTDFRFHEKVGADVREGRLGGLLDTVGRDMALAPDQAVVFIDNHDTQREDMSISYQGMGARHDLAQAFMLAQPYGTPKVMSSYPYAERAQGPPSTGTEDGNPAGDITAATDCADPGWFCEHRNLHAMPTFTAAVGSAPAVARAADGGARLAFDRGDRGFAAFNATGTAWTLTSETGLPDGAYCDVATGPAECASGTVTVADGRITATVGPDGFLAVHVDATPPRA; this is translated from the coding sequence ATGAACCTCCGAAACCGCCGGCTCCCACCCCAGTGCCCACACCCGAACCGCCTCGCGGCCGCAGCCGCGTCGGCCGCACTCGTCGGCGGCCTGCTGGCCGTGCCCGGGGCACCGGCCACCGCCGACACGGCGCCCCCGCCCGCCCCCGCACCCCCCCTGTCGCCCGCATCCACAGCCGACGGTCCGACCGGTGCCGACGGCGCCGTCATCGTCCACCTCTTCCAGTGGCGCTGGGAGTCCGTCGCCCGCGAATGCGCCGACGTGCTCGGCCCCAACGGCTACGCGGCCGTCCAGGTGTCCCCGCCCCAGGAGCACGTGGTCATCCCCCGCGCCGAGAACGCCGACTTCCCCTGGTGGCAGGATTACCAGGCGGTCTCCTACAAGCTCGACAACACCCGGCGCGGAACCGCTGCGGACTTCGCCGCGATGGTGGACACCTGCCGCGACAACGGCGTCGAGATCTACGTCGATGCCATCGTCAACCACACCACCGGGCCGGGACACGGCACCGGAAGCGCCGGCAGCCAGTGGAACGGCGACACCTACAGCTACCCCGCCATCCCGTACGCCACCCGCGACTTCAACGACTGCCGCCGCGCCATCACCGACTGGGACGACCCCGGCGAGGTCTGGAACTGCGAGCTGCTCTCCCTGCGCGACCTGAGGACCTCCGAACCGCGTGTGCGGGCTCGACTCACCGGCTACCTCAACGACCTGGTCGACCTCGGCGTCGCGGGCTTCCGCGTCGACGCCGCCAAGCACATCCCCGCCGACGACCTCGCCGCCATCTACGCCGGGCTCCGCGACGTCCCCGGCCAGGGCACCAAGCCCTACATCTTCCAGGAGGTCAGGGAGGGCGGCGGGCCCGACGCCATCAAACCCTGGGGCTACACCCACCTGGGAGACGTCACCGACTTCCGGTTCCACGAGAAGGTGGGTGCCGACGTGCGCGAGGGCCGCCTCGGCGGGTTGCTCGACACGGTCGGCCGCGACATGGCCCTGGCCCCTGACCAGGCCGTGGTGTTCATCGACAACCACGACACCCAGCGCGAGGACATGTCCATCAGCTACCAGGGCATGGGCGCTCGGCACGACCTCGCCCAGGCGTTCATGCTGGCGCAGCCCTACGGCACACCCAAGGTGATGTCCAGCTACCCCTACGCGGAGAGGGCCCAGGGGCCGCCCAGTACCGGGACCGAGGACGGGAACCCGGCCGGGGACATCACCGCGGCCACCGACTGCGCCGACCCCGGCTGGTTCTGCGAGCACCGCAACCTGCACGCGATGCCGACTTTCACCGCGGCCGTCGGCTCCGCACCGGCCGTGGCGCGCGCCGCCGACGGCGGTGCCCGCCTCGCCTTCGACCGCGGCGACCGCGGCTTCGCCGCGTTCAACGCCACCGGCACCGCCTGGACCCTGACGAGTGAGACGGGTCTGCCCGACGGCGCCTACTGCGACGTCGCCACCGGCCCCGCCGAGTGCGCGTCCGGCACGGTCACCGTGGCCGACG
- a CDS encoding helix-turn-helix transcriptional regulator, with the protein MSTIGTSPVFVGRRAELRALLDHAHRARTEAPATMLIGGDAGVGKSRLVTEFATRAGQGRVVFGGCLELGVSGLPFAPFAAVLRHLLRDLGRAPFDALALDGEHELARLLPELGRAPTERREARGILFEQVLRLLTAAARPDGLTVVVEDLHWADNATRDLLIFLLRNLDTAGIQVVATFRSDDLHRTHPLRRLLPELERLTSVTRMDLRPLDHDEVAEQAAAIRGTPLPPEEVTALFERTGGNPLFVESLTDCSAILTGDVPESTRELLLASLHRLDDRARFVVRVASVGAVSGGRIEHGLLAHVADLPEDTLDAALHAVVDTNLLRVEGTGYRFRHALLREAVHSELLPGQHARLHLRFAEALDTLPGAAPADRLAAEQAHHFHAAGDLPRALSAAWSAGVHARESLAYAEALLMLERVLELWDRVPDAEDRTGGDNRVDVTSLAAGCAVEAGQVQRARELCDLGLGDIPADARDARSLARRGVLLRRRGQARIQLSDSEGLDDFHAAQAVHPRHAYGYGFLLSLLAREALLRQRMPGRTGQADDDGHDAIALATEAIRYSEAPPAGAEDCDDCAKADALITLGTALLGRGETEAGRAALDEGVGMAQRMSEPSLETRGMINLSHHLREQGRHGEAIDVLDRSLERLRDLGLMSSHGPFTALNLAETHFDLGNLETSRQMTRTGLGWSPSPTHRVYLGHATVRAALAMGDLADARAHAAHGDVRRTLTTARIHTAQLGIAATLELDLADNDLDHAIDLAGETLRTVDLGYSSGYGWLLIDLVAEVLRRASADAPQRRPQQTAEVRRLVDEVAAAMPEIGPVQSAYRVSSSARLAAADLRDATEVAATWRNAVDTWECTPLRLRSADARLHAAEAGVAAGDRADADTWVRAAAATAKECGAAVLENRAADLARRLGISLDATAGTAPPALPAGLTPRETEVLRLLGRGYTNAEIAGELFIAVKTASVHVSNILAKLDVANRGAAGARARELGLAG; encoded by the coding sequence ATGAGCACCATCGGCACCAGCCCCGTCTTCGTCGGCCGTCGCGCCGAACTGCGCGCCCTACTCGACCACGCCCACCGCGCACGGACCGAGGCCCCGGCGACGATGCTCATCGGAGGCGATGCCGGTGTCGGCAAGTCCCGCCTGGTCACCGAGTTCGCCACCCGGGCCGGCCAGGGCCGCGTGGTGTTCGGCGGCTGTCTCGAACTGGGCGTGAGCGGCCTCCCCTTCGCCCCGTTCGCCGCGGTGCTCCGGCACCTCCTGCGCGACCTGGGCCGCGCCCCCTTCGACGCGCTCGCCCTCGACGGCGAGCACGAGCTGGCCCGGCTCCTGCCCGAACTCGGCCGCGCGCCCACCGAGCGGCGCGAGGCCCGCGGCATCCTCTTCGAGCAGGTCCTGCGCCTGCTCACCGCCGCCGCACGCCCTGACGGGCTGACCGTTGTCGTCGAGGACCTGCACTGGGCCGACAACGCCACCCGCGACCTGCTGATCTTCTTGCTGCGCAACCTCGATACGGCCGGGATCCAGGTCGTGGCGACCTTCCGTTCCGACGATCTGCACCGCACCCATCCGCTGCGACGGCTCTTGCCGGAGTTGGAGCGGCTGACCAGCGTGACCCGTATGGACCTGCGGCCGCTCGACCACGACGAGGTCGCCGAGCAGGCCGCCGCCATCCGCGGAACCCCGCTGCCGCCCGAGGAGGTCACCGCCCTCTTCGAGCGCACCGGCGGCAACCCGCTGTTCGTCGAGTCGCTGACCGACTGCTCGGCCATCCTCACCGGCGACGTACCGGAGAGCACCCGAGAGCTGCTACTCGCCTCCCTCCACCGCCTCGACGACCGGGCGCGCTTCGTCGTCCGGGTGGCCTCGGTCGGCGCGGTCAGCGGCGGACGGATCGAGCACGGGCTCCTGGCACACGTCGCCGACCTCCCCGAGGACACGTTGGACGCGGCGCTGCACGCCGTCGTCGACACCAACCTGCTGCGAGTGGAGGGAACCGGCTACCGGTTCCGGCACGCACTGCTGCGCGAAGCCGTCCACTCCGAGCTGCTCCCCGGCCAGCACGCCCGGCTCCACCTCCGCTTCGCCGAGGCCCTGGACACGCTGCCCGGCGCCGCGCCCGCCGACCGACTCGCCGCCGAGCAGGCGCACCACTTCCACGCCGCCGGGGACCTCCCCCGGGCACTGAGCGCCGCCTGGTCCGCCGGAGTCCACGCCCGCGAGTCCCTCGCCTACGCCGAGGCGCTCCTCATGCTCGAACGCGTCCTGGAACTCTGGGACCGGGTGCCGGACGCCGAGGACCGAACCGGTGGCGACAACCGAGTCGACGTCACCAGTCTGGCCGCCGGGTGTGCCGTGGAGGCCGGTCAGGTGCAGCGCGCCCGCGAACTGTGCGACCTCGGGCTCGGCGACATCCCCGCCGACGCCCGGGACGCGAGGAGCCTGGCCCGCCGCGGTGTCCTGCTGCGCCGTCGCGGGCAAGCGCGCATCCAGCTCTCCGACAGTGAGGGGCTGGACGATTTCCACGCCGCACAGGCCGTCCACCCCAGGCACGCCTACGGCTACGGCTTCCTGCTGTCCCTGCTGGCCCGCGAAGCCCTGCTGCGCCAGCGCATGCCCGGCCGCACCGGTCAGGCCGACGACGACGGGCACGACGCCATCGCCCTGGCCACAGAGGCGATCCGCTACTCAGAGGCACCCCCGGCGGGGGCTGAGGACTGCGACGACTGCGCCAAGGCCGACGCGCTCATCACCCTGGGCACCGCCCTGCTGGGCCGGGGGGAGACCGAGGCGGGGCGGGCCGCACTCGACGAGGGCGTCGGGATGGCACAGCGCATGTCCGAACCGTCGCTGGAGACCCGCGGGATGATCAACCTCTCCCACCACCTCCGTGAACAGGGGCGGCACGGCGAGGCGATCGACGTCCTCGACCGCTCCCTGGAACGGCTGCGCGACCTGGGGCTGATGAGCAGCCACGGCCCCTTCACCGCGCTGAACCTCGCCGAGACCCATTTCGACCTCGGGAACCTGGAGACGTCACGGCAGATGACGCGCACCGGCCTGGGCTGGTCACCCTCCCCGACACACCGCGTCTATCTCGGCCATGCCACCGTGCGGGCGGCCCTCGCCATGGGGGACCTGGCCGACGCACGGGCCCACGCCGCACACGGCGACGTGCGCCGGACCCTCACCACCGCGCGCATCCACACCGCACAGCTCGGCATCGCCGCCACCCTCGAACTCGACCTGGCCGACAACGACCTCGACCACGCCATCGACCTTGCCGGGGAGACCCTACGCACCGTCGACCTCGGCTACTCCAGCGGCTACGGCTGGCTGCTGATCGACCTGGTCGCCGAGGTGCTGCGCCGCGCCTCGGCCGACGCTCCGCAGCGCCGCCCGCAACAGACGGCGGAGGTGCGCAGGCTGGTCGACGAGGTCGCCGCGGCCATGCCGGAGATCGGTCCGGTCCAGTCGGCTTACCGCGTCTCCTCCTCCGCCCGGCTGGCCGCCGCCGACCTCCGCGACGCCACGGAGGTCGCCGCCACGTGGCGGAACGCCGTGGACACATGGGAGTGCACGCCGCTGCGGCTGCGGTCGGCCGACGCTCGGCTGCACGCGGCGGAGGCCGGGGTCGCCGCCGGAGACCGCGCCGACGCCGACACGTGGGTGCGGGCCGCCGCCGCGACCGCCAAGGAATGCGGCGCGGCCGTCCTGGAGAACCGGGCCGCCGACCTGGCCCGCCGCCTCGGCATCTCGCTGGATGCC